In Pungitius pungitius chromosome 2, fPunPun2.1, whole genome shotgun sequence, a single window of DNA contains:
- the gdpd2 gene encoding glycerophosphoinositol inositolphosphodiesterase GDPD2 isoform X1, with amino-acid sequence MSQGSCCIVCSRGLYSCNWKRSSAPGKRAGCWFSAVSLVSLLSLIWMYICMVTFNDREEVNGEGFGILKRWVNYFMVVIIFSAVLTSYCVLLLLFALVQVALREPLNLHWLHKIFLSFGGILIVSGVALLCTGWQKEWPTIPLSLQATAPFLQFGAVGALTLLSVFVFRGFHMAKEKWSRILIAATFAALAAAIFLCPLGIRSPCLIEHDELPEKPKLIGHRGAPMLAPENTMMSFERSLACGVTAFETDVQVSKDRIPFLMHDHNSGFLLRTTNVKDKFPNEDFSHSSNLTWEALQSLNAGKSFLKADPFRSVSQLSEEEKETARNQSIPSLRQLLDLAKQHNVSVIFDLYSTNQENDTVDTVDAILKSRIDPSLVLWLPPEEREYVNKSAPGFIHVYNDEAVMRKEGGNHLNLKYSKFNSEEIRALPGAGVTVNLWVVNERWLFSLMWCAGASSVTTNSCHLLKDMERPDWFMSPLTYQMTWITVDLVSVVVMTGLFFFQRKRHCLCKRKGAASAWKEKEVFPLLALLQSNKS; translated from the exons ATGTCACAGGGAAGCTGCTGCATAGTCTGCAGCCGCGGCTTGTACAGTTGCAATTGGAAGCGCTCGAGTGCACCAGGGAAA CGAGCAGGCTGCTGGTTCTCGGCTGTCTCTCTGGTGTCCCTGCTCTCCCTGATCTGGATGTACATCTGCATGGTCACGTTTAACGACAGAGAAGAAGTGAACGG GGAGGGCTTTGGAATACTGAAGCGATGGGTGAATTATTTCATGGTGGTGATCATCTTTTCTGCAGTGCTAACCAGCTACTGTGTTCTGCTGCTG CTCTTCGCATTGGTCCAAGTCGCCTTAAGGGAGCCGCTCAACCTTCACTGGCTACATAAG ATCTTCTTATCCTTCGGCGGGATACTCATCGTTTCCGGAGTCGCGTTACTTTGCACCGGGTGGCAAAAAGAATGGCCGACTATTCCTCTCTCACTGCAG GCCACGGCTCCTTTCTTGCAGTTCGGCGCCGTCGGAGCGTTGACCCTGCTGAGCGTGTTTGTCTTCAGGGGCTTCCACATGGCGAAGGAAAAAT GGTCGAGGATCCTGATCGCGGCGACGTTTGCGGCGCTGGCGGCGGCCATCTTCCTGTGTCCCCTGGGCATCCGGTCCCCTTGTCTGATAGAGCACGACGAATTGCCCGAAAAACCGAAGCTCATTGGTCACCGCGGGGCCCCCATG CTGGCCCCGGAGAACACCATGATGTCCTTCGAAAGGAGCCTCGCATGCGGTGTGACGGCCTTTGAGACGGACGTGCAAGTCAG taaAGACAGAATTCCCTTCTTGATGCACGACCACAACTCTGGGTTCTTGCTGAGAACAACGAACGTCAAAGACAAGTTTCCCAATGAAGACTTCAGCCACAGCTCCAACCTGACCTGGGAGGCGTTGCAGAGTCTCAACGCAGGCAAATCGTTCTTGAAG GCGGATCCTTTCCGTTCAGTGTCCCAGCtctcggaggaggagaaggaaacggCCAGAAACCAGAGCATCCCCTCCTTGCGTCAGCTCCTCGACCTGGCCAAGCAGCACAACGTCTCCGTGATCTTTGACCTTTATAGTACCAACCAGGAAAATGACACAGTGGACACCGTCGACGCCATCCTGAAGTCTCGCATCGACCCGAGTCTG gtcCTCTGGCTTCCTCCAGAAGAACGAGAATATGTGAATAAGAGCGCTCCGGGCTTCATCCATGTCTACAATGACGAAGCTGTCATGCGCAAAGAAGGAGGGAACCACCTGAATCTGAAATACAGCAAGTTTAATTCAGAAGAGATCAG GGCGCTTCCCGGCGCGGGGGTCACGGTGAACCTGTGGGTGGTCAACGAGCGCTGGCTGTTCTCCCTGATGTGGTGTGCGGGGGCCAGCTCCGTTACCACCAACTCCTGCCACCTGCTGAAGGACATGGAGCGGCCCGACTGGTTCATG TCACCGCTCACTTACCAGATGACGTGGATCACGGTGGACCTTGTGTCTGTTGTGGTGATGACCGGGCTCTTCTTCTTTCAGCG GAAAAGGCATtgtctctgcaaaagaaaag GGGCAGCTTCAGCCTGGAAGGAGAAGGAAGTGTTCCCCTTGTTGGCCCTACTTCAGTCAAATAAATCCTGA
- the gdpd2 gene encoding glycerophosphoinositol inositolphosphodiesterase GDPD2 isoform X2, with product MSQGSCCIVCSRGLYSCNWKRSSAPGKRAGCWFSAVSLVSLLSLIWMYICMVTFNDREEVNGEGFGILKRWVNYFMVVIIFSAVLTSYCVLLLLFALVQVALREPLNLHWLHKIFLSFGGILIVSGVALLCTGWQKEWPTIPLSLQFGAVGALTLLSVFVFRGFHMAKEKWSRILIAATFAALAAAIFLCPLGIRSPCLIEHDELPEKPKLIGHRGAPMLAPENTMMSFERSLACGVTAFETDVQVSKDRIPFLMHDHNSGFLLRTTNVKDKFPNEDFSHSSNLTWEALQSLNAGKSFLKADPFRSVSQLSEEEKETARNQSIPSLRQLLDLAKQHNVSVIFDLYSTNQENDTVDTVDAILKSRIDPSLVLWLPPEEREYVNKSAPGFIHVYNDEAVMRKEGGNHLNLKYSKFNSEEIRALPGAGVTVNLWVVNERWLFSLMWCAGASSVTTNSCHLLKDMERPDWFMSPLTYQMTWITVDLVSVVVMTGLFFFQRKRHCLCKRKGAASAWKEKEVFPLLALLQSNKS from the exons ATGTCACAGGGAAGCTGCTGCATAGTCTGCAGCCGCGGCTTGTACAGTTGCAATTGGAAGCGCTCGAGTGCACCAGGGAAA CGAGCAGGCTGCTGGTTCTCGGCTGTCTCTCTGGTGTCCCTGCTCTCCCTGATCTGGATGTACATCTGCATGGTCACGTTTAACGACAGAGAAGAAGTGAACGG GGAGGGCTTTGGAATACTGAAGCGATGGGTGAATTATTTCATGGTGGTGATCATCTTTTCTGCAGTGCTAACCAGCTACTGTGTTCTGCTGCTG CTCTTCGCATTGGTCCAAGTCGCCTTAAGGGAGCCGCTCAACCTTCACTGGCTACATAAG ATCTTCTTATCCTTCGGCGGGATACTCATCGTTTCCGGAGTCGCGTTACTTTGCACCGGGTGGCAAAAAGAATGGCCGACTATTCCTCTCTCACTGCAG TTCGGCGCCGTCGGAGCGTTGACCCTGCTGAGCGTGTTTGTCTTCAGGGGCTTCCACATGGCGAAGGAAAAAT GGTCGAGGATCCTGATCGCGGCGACGTTTGCGGCGCTGGCGGCGGCCATCTTCCTGTGTCCCCTGGGCATCCGGTCCCCTTGTCTGATAGAGCACGACGAATTGCCCGAAAAACCGAAGCTCATTGGTCACCGCGGGGCCCCCATG CTGGCCCCGGAGAACACCATGATGTCCTTCGAAAGGAGCCTCGCATGCGGTGTGACGGCCTTTGAGACGGACGTGCAAGTCAG taaAGACAGAATTCCCTTCTTGATGCACGACCACAACTCTGGGTTCTTGCTGAGAACAACGAACGTCAAAGACAAGTTTCCCAATGAAGACTTCAGCCACAGCTCCAACCTGACCTGGGAGGCGTTGCAGAGTCTCAACGCAGGCAAATCGTTCTTGAAG GCGGATCCTTTCCGTTCAGTGTCCCAGCtctcggaggaggagaaggaaacggCCAGAAACCAGAGCATCCCCTCCTTGCGTCAGCTCCTCGACCTGGCCAAGCAGCACAACGTCTCCGTGATCTTTGACCTTTATAGTACCAACCAGGAAAATGACACAGTGGACACCGTCGACGCCATCCTGAAGTCTCGCATCGACCCGAGTCTG gtcCTCTGGCTTCCTCCAGAAGAACGAGAATATGTGAATAAGAGCGCTCCGGGCTTCATCCATGTCTACAATGACGAAGCTGTCATGCGCAAAGAAGGAGGGAACCACCTGAATCTGAAATACAGCAAGTTTAATTCAGAAGAGATCAG GGCGCTTCCCGGCGCGGGGGTCACGGTGAACCTGTGGGTGGTCAACGAGCGCTGGCTGTTCTCCCTGATGTGGTGTGCGGGGGCCAGCTCCGTTACCACCAACTCCTGCCACCTGCTGAAGGACATGGAGCGGCCCGACTGGTTCATG TCACCGCTCACTTACCAGATGACGTGGATCACGGTGGACCTTGTGTCTGTTGTGGTGATGACCGGGCTCTTCTTCTTTCAGCG GAAAAGGCATtgtctctgcaaaagaaaag GGGCAGCTTCAGCCTGGAAGGAGAAGGAAGTGTTCCCCTTGTTGGCCCTACTTCAGTCAAATAAATCCTGA
- the pdzd11 gene encoding PDZ domain-containing protein 11 codes for MDQKIPYDDYQLPVVFLPSYENPPAWIAPQERVQHPDYNNELTQFLPRTIVLKKPPGAQLGFNIRGGKASQLGIFISKVVPDSDAHRAGLQEGDQVLSVNEVDFQDIEHSRAVEILKTAREILMRVRFFPYNYQRQKERTVH; via the exons ATGGATCAGAAAATCCCTTATGATGACTACCAGCTGCCGGTGGTATTCCTTCCTTCATATGAGAACCCACCAGCATGGATAGCCCCACAGGAG CGTGTTCAGCACCCTGACTACAACAATGAGCTCACCCAGTTCCTGCCGCGTACCATTGTGTTGAAGAAACCTCCAGGAGCTCAGTTGGGCTTCAATATCCGTGGGGGCAAGGCGTCACAGCTGGGGATCTTTAtatcaaag GTGGTCCCGGACTCCGATGCCCACAGAGCAGGTCTGCAGGAGGGAGACCAGGTTCTTTCTGTGAATGAGGTTGATTTCCAAGACATAGAACACTCGAGA GCTGTAGAGATTCTGAAGACTGCGCGAGAGATACTGATGAGGGTTCGCTTCTTTCCTTACA